A section of the Methanosarcina mazei S-6 genome encodes:
- a CDS encoding NB-ARC domain-containing protein, whose protein sequence is MLELFLPWFLTTCISGILGNRADAKFVSIVQNISEKVQVGKIVNHDMQKALNRSFLLSLLSICDSCLNELKHESHLQKGNFMLSGQLRWLETKKLSLEDELKAVEKAKYGEPTIELLDEIKFLLSQGDPTSEAFQRIITELIERAKIGNDKAPECYNKSVERNILSQMCNHFACEIERNQALSNTLEKQLLIQLGIKIDAVLASVPSMIQNLNYIPAMAYQIDTMARQVDIMAQAMPQMLENISSEKNSNAPCRIFQVPPLTEEFVEIPKKEEIKNNLLNSNKSRRILSITAIQGLGGIGKTTLATVLCHDEDVQNYFSDGILWAPLGQEPDKLSLLNNWIQALGDYQTIHTTTETASIHLRSLLYKKRILLVVDDAWDSSDVKPFLVGGSNCQTIITTRKAYIADDLSAESYPLNVMTEEQALELFRNVLKEYWDEDEKENSLKVAKDIGYLPLALKLAAKRRRRGYSWTKLHEALEEEIARPSVLESPRIFGKGEEGLEASLNLSLKALRSSNENLWKNFIWLGVFPEDVKINKKMVSTLWDIDTVEAGEILEGLWGEGLLIQGSKINLRDEKLETYRMHDLFHDIALYYLTSSPDTKKATSLPGLGVKLKEAHTFLLNRYQSQTQKKGLWHTLKDDAYIHSHLTWHLEKAGKIEDIHSLLREENENCKNGWYEALESLGLNAVFIEDVIRAWNLSEKESIHQIEQGGKASSIGLETCYALIYTSIISLSANIPVELLVEFLETKKWTETQVFTYAQKEPDPYKRATKLISIYQRITGEYIKKEEVIEKALDAVSKIKDNYERACLLSAIVPYLEDQKKEEMIEKALDAISIIELNDYCIFMALSAIVPYLDGQKKGGMIEKALDLASNIQSNDERTRALSAIVPYLDPQKKEKVIEKALDAAYNVENDKHKIVRALSAIIPYLEDQKKEEAIEKALDAIFKIKYNGCFITGALSTIIPYLDNQKKEKVIDEALYEASNVVVALLAIIPHLDGQKKEEVIDKTLNAAYVIEDNNYTKAEALPAIVPYLDGQKKEEAIEKTLDLAFKIKDNNKRAWLLSGISPYLDGQKKEEVMEKALDATYKIKDDYTKVRALSAIVPYLDGQKKEEVTGKALYAAYKIEDDESEITDALSAIVPYLDEQKKEEAIEKALGAVFKINDHNKRVKSLSTIIPHLGCQKKEEVMEKAFDIASNIQPNNERVQSLLAIFPNLDEQKKVEVLEKALDAVSKIENDYEKAELLSIIVSYLDEQKKEELKQKALDIVFRIKDNGERALVLSTIVPYLDEQKKEETIEKILDITSKIKGNHYTKGESLSKIIPYLNGQKKEEVIEKALGATYMIEDNDGDFSKVLALSAIIPYLDSPKKEEVIEKCLDSISIIIGDGYEYESVAALSAIVPYFVDQEKVIVRALDVVSKIEYDDVRAEALSTIVPHLDEQKKEETIEKILDATLKIKGNNYAKAEALSVIVPYLERQKKEEIIEKILDAAYKIENDHVRANTLLTIVPYLDDQKKEDFIEKILNVASKIKSGIGISKILLSIDPKLDGQKKEELMEKAFDVILKIENDNKRADAFNIMLPHLRNLPTDNLYFWWRKAIQILRERTRSNLLLDIIVLIPVISELGEDDILFEISQAITDVSRWWP, encoded by the coding sequence ATGTTAGAATTATTTTTGCCATGGTTTTTAACGACTTGCATTTCTGGTATATTAGGCAATAGAGCTGACGCAAAATTCGTTTCTATTGTACAGAATATTTCAGAAAAAGTTCAGGTTGGCAAAATAGTTAATCACGATATGCAAAAGGCATTAAATCGCTCTTTCCTATTATCACTTCTTAGTATTTGTGATAGTTGCTTAAATGAATTAAAGCATGAAAGTCACCTGCAAAAAGGTAACTTTATGTTATCAGGTCAGCTTCGTTGGTTAGAAACAAAAAAACTGTCACTTGAAGATGAATTAAAAGCAGTGGAAAAAGCAAAATATGGGGAACCAACAATTGAATTATTGGATGAAATAAAATTCCTTTTAAGTCAAGGAGATCCAACGTCAGAAGCGTTTCAAAGGATTATAACTGAACTTATTGAAAGAGCAAAAATTGGAAATGATAAAGCTCCAGAGTGTTACAATAAATCTGTAGAGAGGAACATTTTAAGTCAAATGTGTAATCATTTTGCATGCGAGATCGAGAGGAACCAAGCTTTAAGTAATACTTTAGAAAAGCAGTTGCTGATTCAATTAGGTATTAAGATTGATGCAGTATTAGCTTCTGTTCCCTCTATGATCCAAAACTTAAACTACATTCCTGCTATGGCCTACCAGATAGATACTATGGCTCGCCAGGTAGACATTATGGCCCAGGCAATGCCACAAATGTTGGAGAACATTAGTTCGGAAAAAAATTCTAATGCTCCTTGTAGAATATTTCAAGTTCCACCGTTAACCGAAGAGTTTGTAGAAATACCTAAGAAAGAAGAGATCAAAAACAACCTCCTTAATAGCAACAAATCAAGAAGAATACTTTCTATTACCGCAATTCAGGGATTAGGAGGCATTGGAAAAACAACTCTTGCTACTGTACTGTGCCATGATGAGGATGTTCAAAATTATTTTTCAGACGGGATTTTATGGGCTCCTTTAGGACAAGAACCTGATAAACTCTCTTTGTTAAACAATTGGATACAAGCTCTTGGAGATTACCAAACTATTCATACCACCACAGAAACAGCATCAATTCATCTTAGATCACTGCTCTATAAAAAACGTATTCTTTTAGTTGTAGATGATGCTTGGGACTCCAGTGATGTGAAACCTTTTTTAGTAGGTGGGTCTAATTGCCAGACTATAATAACAACAAGGAAAGCTTACATAGCTGATGATTTGAGTGCAGAATCTTATCCTTTGAACGTGATGACAGAAGAACAGGCTCTGGAATTATTTAGAAATGTCCTTAAAGAATATTGGGATGAAGATGAAAAAGAAAATTCCCTTAAAGTCGCTAAAGACATTGGTTATCTTCCATTAGCTCTAAAGCTGGCAGCCAAAAGGAGAAGAAGAGGTTATTCTTGGACCAAACTTCATGAAGCTCTTGAAGAGGAAATTGCACGCCCTAGTGTTTTAGAAAGCCCACGAATATTTGGGAAGGGAGAAGAAGGTCTAGAAGCATCTTTAAACTTGAGTTTAAAAGCTCTAAGATCAAGTAATGAAAACTTATGGAAGAACTTTATCTGGCTTGGAGTTTTCCCTGAAGATGTTAAAATAAATAAAAAAATGGTCTCTACTCTCTGGGATATAGATACCGTAGAAGCTGGAGAAATACTAGAGGGTCTTTGGGGAGAAGGTCTGCTTATACAAGGTTCAAAAATTAATTTGAGGGATGAAAAACTTGAAACATACCGAATGCATGACCTTTTTCACGATATTGCTCTCTATTATTTAACATCCTCACCTGATACAAAAAAAGCCACATCTCTCCCTGGATTAGGGGTAAAACTTAAGGAAGCTCATACCTTCTTATTAAACCGTTATCAATCACAAACACAGAAAAAAGGATTGTGGCATACACTAAAAGATGATGCCTACATCCACAGTCACCTTACTTGGCACCTAGAAAAGGCAGGGAAGATTGAAGATATTCATTCATTACTACGTGAGGAAAACGAAAATTGTAAAAATGGATGGTATGAAGCCCTCGAATCCCTTGGACTAAATGCAGTTTTTATTGAAGATGTAATAAGAGCCTGGAATTTATCTGAAAAAGAGTCGATACACCAAATAGAACAGGGAGGTAAAGCCTCCTCTATAGGACTTGAAACTTGCTATGCTCTTATTTACACTTCAATAATCAGTTTGTCAGCTAATATCCCTGTAGAGCTATTGGTTGAGTTTCTTGAAACTAAGAAATGGACTGAAACTCAGGTATTCACATACGCACAAAAGGAACCGGATCCCTATAAAAGAGCAACTAAATTGATCTCGATTTATCAGAGAATAACAGGTGAGTACATAAAAAAAGAAGAGGTTATAGAAAAAGCTCTTGATGCAGTCTCTAAGATTAAAGATAATTATGAAAGAGCATGCTTACTTTCAGCTATTGTTCCTTATTTGGAGGATCAAAAAAAGGAAGAAATGATTGAAAAAGCACTTGATGCAATCTCTATAATTGAACTTAATGACTATTGTATATTTATGGCGCTTTCAGCTATTGTTCCTTATTTGGATGGGCAAAAAAAAGGAGGAATGATAGAAAAAGCACTTGATCTAGCTTCCAATATTCAATCTAATGATGAAAGAACTCGAGCACTTTCAGCTATTGTTCCTTATTTGGATCCTCAGAAAAAAGAAAAAGTTATAGAAAAAGCACTTGATGCAGCCTACAATGTTGAAAATGACAAGCATAAAATAGTAAGGGCACTTTCAGCTATTATTCCTTATTTGGAGGACCAAAAAAAGGAAGAAGCGATAGAAAAGGCACTTGATGCAATCTTCAAGATTAAATATAATGGTTGTTTTATAACGGGGGCTCTCTCAACAATTATTCCTTATTTAGACAATCAAAAAAAAGAAAAAGTGATAGACGAAGCTCTTTATGAAGCCTCTAATGTTGTAGTGGCACTTTTAGCCATTATTCCTCATTTAGATGGACAAAAAAAAGAAGAAGTGATAGATAAGACTCTTAATGCAGCCTATGTGATTGAAGATAATAATTATACAAAAGCAGAGGCACTTCCAGCTATTGTTCCTTATTTGGATGGACAAAAAAAGGAAGAAGCGATAGAAAAAACACTTGATTTAGCCTTCAAAATTAAAGATAACAATAAAAGAGCATGGTTACTTTCAGGCATCTCTCCTTATTTGGATGGCCAAAAAAAAGAAGAAGTAATGGAAAAAGCACTTGATGCAACCTACAAGATTAAAGACGATTATACAAAAGTTAGGGCGCTTTCAGCCATTGTTCCTTATTTAGATGGACAAAAAAAAGAAGAAGTGACAGGTAAGGCCCTTTATGCAGCTTATAAAATTGAAGATGACGAATCTGAAATAACAGATGCGCTTTCAGCTATTGTTCCTTACTTGGATGAACAAAAAAAAGAAGAAGCGATAGAAAAAGCACTTGGGGCAGTCTTCAAGATTAATGATCATAATAAAAGAGTTAAATCACTTTCAACTATTATTCCTCACTTAGGTTGCCAAAAAAAAGAAGAAGTCATGGAAAAAGCCTTTGATATAGCTTCCAATATTCAACCTAATAATGAAAGAGTTCAGTCACTTTTAGCTATTTTTCCTAATCTGGATGAACAAAAAAAGGTAGAGGTTCTAGAAAAAGCACTTGACGCAGTCTCCAAGATTGAAAACGATTATGAAAAAGCAGAGTTGCTTTCAATTATTGTTTCTTACTTGGATGAACAAAAAAAGGAAGAACTAAAGCAAAAAGCACTTGATATAGTCTTCAGGATTAAAGATAATGGCGAAAGAGCGCTGGTACTATCAACAATTGTTCCTTATTTGGATGAACAAAAAAAAGAAGAAACGATAGAAAAAATCCTTGATATCACCTCCAAGATTAAAGGTAATCATTATACAAAAGGAGAGTCGCTTTCAAAGATCATTCCTTATTTGAATGGACAAAAAAAAGAAGAAGTGATAGAAAAAGCACTTGGTGCTACCTATATGATTGAAGATAATGATGGTGACTTTTCTAAAGTTCTGGCACTTTCAGCTATTATTCCCTATTTAGATAGTCCAAAAAAAGAAGAAGTGATAGAAAAATGCCTTGATTCAATCTCCATAATTATAGGTGACGGTTATGAGTATGAAAGTGTAGCGGCACTTTCAGCTATTGTTCCTTATTTTGTTGATCAAGAAAAAGTAATAGTAAGAGCTCTTGACGTAGTCTCAAAGATTGAATACGATGACGTGAGAGCAGAGGCACTTTCAACAATTGTTCCTCATTTGGATGAACAAAAAAAAGAAGAAACAATAGAAAAAATCCTTGATGCAACCTTAAAAATTAAAGGTAATAATTATGCAAAAGCAGAGGCACTTTCAGTTATTGTTCCTTATTTGGAAAGACAGAAAAAAGAAGAAATAATAGAAAAAATTCTTGATGCAGCCTACAAGATTGAAAATGATCATGTAAGAGCAAATACACTTTTAACTATTGTTCCTTATTTGGATGATCAAAAGAAGGAAGATTTCATAGAAAAAATCCTTAATGTAGCCTCTAAGATAAAATCTGGCATTGGAATATCAAAGATACTTTTGTCTATCGATCCTAAATTAGATGGTCAAAAAAAAGAAGAACTGATGGAAAAAGCCTTTGATGTAATCCTCAAGATTGAAAATGATAATAAAAGAGCAGACGCGTTTAACATTATGTTACCACATTTGAGAAATCTACCTACGGATAATCTTTATTTTTGGTGGAGAAAAGCAATTCAAATTCTCAGAGAACGTACGCGAAGCAATTTACTTTTGGATATTATCGTATTAATACCAGTTATAAGTGAATTGGGTGAAGATGACATTCTATTTGAAATTTCTCAGGCTATTACAGATGTGTCTCGATGGTGGCCATAA
- a CDS encoding HdeD family acid-resistance protein, producing MEQPVDADSRTELKVPQEPKVPQELWWSVLLEGVIAIIVGIFLLYEPIATTILLIQILAIFWLVEGIFSVIRALVFTKDGKWKLLSGILSIIAGAVILMYPVISPYIVLRLLIIFIGILALVNGAVIITSALKGGGWGTGILGALTIVLGLLLLTNSLAGIIILPWIFGVFFVIGGIGAVIWGIKMRT from the coding sequence ATGGAACAACCTGTAGATGCTGATTCCAGAACAGAGTTAAAAGTACCGCAGGAACCAAAAGTACCTCAGGAACTCTGGTGGTCGGTCCTTCTGGAAGGAGTTATTGCTATTATTGTAGGTATATTCCTCTTATACGAGCCCATAGCAACCACCATTCTGCTAATACAAATTCTAGCCATTTTCTGGCTGGTAGAAGGAATTTTTTCTGTTATACGGGCACTGGTTTTTACAAAGGACGGGAAATGGAAGCTGCTTTCAGGTATCCTGAGCATTATTGCGGGAGCTGTTATACTGATGTATCCTGTAATCAGTCCTTACATCGTTCTAAGATTACTTATAATCTTTATCGGAATCTTAGCTCTTGTTAATGGTGCCGTGATAATTACTTCGGCACTTAAAGGAGGGGGCTGGGGTACAGGAATTCTTGGTGCGCTTACCATAGTCCTGGGATTGCTCCTGTTGACCAATTCTCTGGCTGGAATCATTATTCTGCCATGGATATTCGGAGTTTTCTTTGTTATCGGGGGAATTGGAGCAGTTATCTGGGGAATAAAAATGAGAACCTGA
- a CDS encoding radical SAM/SPASM domain-containing protein: protein MKPSVYNFVWSADDPDKVMIFNSLTTALAEVRKSRIDLLNVPQFDYALLPENERQFVDELRKGGFVVDDTADELRMVKFNYNSDKYDSPIARLVIAPTLACNFACSYCFEQSDKSQSENSHQNAFMPEKIQQDLLDYVEGIAEAGKDIFVTWYGGEPLLAKETVFDLSQKIIAIAEEHKVGYSAGMVTNGYLLSEDPGTVRNLRKNRIKFIHVTLDGPREVHDSRRMLKGSNGPTFDRILEGIKLLKANGLETYIRVNIDRSNIDSVSRLLDVLKENDLSDVFIYLGHVIPYTAGCRSYESSCMLTEEFSATNQAFCKNLNLMGFDAGRESFYPRFARACDANRANAFVLDPDGDMYKCWTEIGNKAASIGKIGDLARQNEEKGNREIHWLAWEPFEYTDCVKCKMLPICMGGCAHQAMFINSGRPECKEWKYGLENYVRARFSYLKAQRAATDKSC, encoded by the coding sequence ATGAAACCTTCAGTTTATAATTTTGTCTGGTCAGCAGATGACCCGGACAAAGTAATGATTTTTAATAGCCTTACCACGGCACTGGCTGAAGTGAGAAAGAGCCGTATAGATTTGTTGAACGTTCCTCAGTTTGATTACGCTCTCCTGCCAGAAAACGAAAGACAATTCGTTGACGAGCTGCGAAAAGGAGGATTCGTTGTTGACGACACTGCTGACGAACTGAGAATGGTTAAATTTAATTATAACAGCGACAAGTATGACAGCCCGATAGCCAGACTGGTTATCGCTCCCACTTTAGCCTGCAATTTTGCTTGCTCCTATTGCTTCGAGCAATCGGATAAAAGCCAGAGCGAGAACAGCCATCAAAATGCTTTCATGCCAGAAAAGATACAGCAGGATTTACTCGACTATGTTGAGGGGATAGCAGAGGCAGGAAAAGATATATTCGTAACCTGGTATGGCGGCGAGCCGCTCCTGGCAAAAGAAACTGTTTTTGATTTATCACAGAAAATAATCGCCATTGCGGAAGAGCATAAAGTCGGATATTCTGCCGGCATGGTTACCAACGGCTATCTGCTTTCGGAAGACCCCGGCACAGTGCGGAATCTCCGGAAGAACAGGATTAAGTTTATTCACGTTACCCTGGACGGGCCCCGCGAAGTGCATGACAGCCGCAGAATGCTTAAAGGAAGCAACGGTCCAACATTCGACCGGATTCTTGAAGGAATCAAGCTCCTGAAGGCAAACGGTCTTGAGACGTATATTCGCGTAAATATTGACCGCTCCAACATTGATAGTGTTAGCAGACTCCTCGACGTGTTAAAGGAGAACGACCTGAGTGATGTATTCATTTACCTGGGCCATGTTATACCCTATACCGCAGGATGCAGGTCGTATGAGAGTTCCTGCATGCTTACCGAAGAATTTTCGGCAACAAACCAGGCTTTCTGTAAAAACTTAAACCTGATGGGATTCGACGCTGGCAGAGAGTCCTTTTATCCGAGGTTTGCCCGCGCCTGTGACGCCAACCGGGCGAACGCTTTTGTCCTGGACCCCGACGGCGACATGTACAAGTGCTGGACCGAAATAGGCAACAAAGCCGCAAGCATCGGAAAAATCGGAGACCTGGCGCGGCAAAACGAAGAGAAGGGAAACCGTGAGATCCATTGGCTTGCCTGGGAACCTTTTGAGTACACGGACTGCGTGAAGTGCAAGATGCTGCCGATCTGCATGGGGGGCTGTGCCCACCAGGCTATGTTCATTAATTCGGGCAGACCTGAGTGCAAGGAATGGAAATATGGTCTGGAAAATTACGTTCGGGCTAGGTTTTCTTATTTGAAGGCTCAGAGAGCAGCTACCGATAAGTCCTGCTAA
- a CDS encoding HdeD family acid-resistance protein: MGQPVNTDYRTELKVPKEPKVPQEFWWSVLLEGIIAIIIGIFLLYEPIATTILLIQILAIFWLLEGIFSVIKALVFTKDGKWKLVSGILSIIAGAVILMYPVISPYIVLSLLIIFIGILALVNGAVIITSALKGGGWGVGILGALTIVLGLLLLTNSFAGIIVLPWIFGIFFVIGGIGAVIWGIKMRA; this comes from the coding sequence ATGGGACAGCCGGTTAATACGGATTACAGAACAGAGCTAAAAGTACCGAAGGAACCAAAAGTACCTCAGGAATTCTGGTGGTCGGTTCTTCTGGAAGGAATTATTGCTATTATTATAGGTATATTTCTTTTATACGAACCCATAGCAACCACTATTCTGCTAATACAAATTCTAGCCATTTTCTGGCTGTTAGAAGGAATTTTTTCTGTTATAAAAGCACTGGTTTTTACAAAGGACGGGAAATGGAAGCTGGTTTCAGGTATCCTGAGCATTATTGCGGGAGCTGTCATTCTGATGTATCCTGTTATCAGTCCTTACATCGTTCTCAGCTTACTCATTATCTTCATCGGAATCCTAGCTCTTGTCAACGGTGCCGTGATAATTACTTCTGCACTTAAAGGAGGGGGCTGGGGTGTGGGAATTCTTGGTGCGCTTACCATAGTCCTTGGTTTGCTCCTGTTGACCAACTCTTTTGCTGGAATCATTGTCCTGCCATGGATATTCGGAATTTTCTTTGTTATCGGGGGAATTGGAGCAGTTATCTGGGGAATAAAAATGAGAGCCTGA
- a CDS encoding pentapeptide repeat-containing protein → MKVTKVFKRYYRKTVRFLKHCYGKAIQHPRLLIILGFVSVAIVLLWYPQFQVSKFEITNPKDLADAENSYRATLAQIFGGFALLLGLYFTWGNLVTAKEGQITERFTRAIEQFGNEKMEIKLGGIYALGRIAKESKKDYWPIMKILTAYVREKSPVDRNPSNICKISTEIQAILEVLSDHEHPDTDVINLDNVNLNGARLINHPNLKFVSFIGSSFKKADFGWVNLESTDLKGANFERAYLWGSNLQYANLIGANLEEVHIGGADLKYAKLVRANFKSADLNGADLKEATCKEADFTNADLQNADFTGAFFLTFDQLSKARSLYNTKLDEDLANILKEKHPDLFENPITEEVIRQRMEILTSLGAVPFTKE, encoded by the coding sequence GTGAAAGTAACAAAAGTTTTCAAACGTTATTATAGGAAAACAGTACGTTTTCTCAAACATTGTTATGGGAAAGCAATACAGCACCCTAGGTTACTGATAATTTTAGGGTTTGTTAGTGTTGCAATTGTGTTACTATGGTATCCTCAATTTCAAGTGTCTAAATTTGAAATTACTAACCCAAAAGATTTAGCTGACGCCGAAAATAGTTATCGAGCCACTTTGGCTCAAATCTTTGGTGGATTTGCTTTATTACTTGGACTTTATTTTACATGGGGAAATCTTGTAACTGCCAAGGAAGGTCAGATTACTGAACGTTTTACTCGGGCTATCGAGCAGTTTGGAAACGAAAAAATGGAAATAAAATTAGGTGGGATATATGCTCTTGGGAGGATTGCAAAAGAGTCTAAGAAAGACTACTGGCCAATCATGAAAATTTTAACCGCATATGTCAGGGAAAAATCACCTGTAGATAGGAATCCAAGTAATATATGTAAAATATCCACCGAGATCCAAGCAATTCTTGAAGTGTTATCCGACCATGAACATCCTGATACAGATGTAATAAATCTAGATAATGTAAATTTAAATGGAGCTCGCCTTATTAACCATCCAAACCTTAAGTTTGTTAGTTTTATAGGATCCAGCTTTAAAAAAGCTGATTTTGGATGGGTTAATCTTGAAAGCACTGATCTTAAAGGAGCTAACTTTGAAAGAGCATATTTATGGGGTTCTAATCTACAATATGCTAATCTTATAGGAGCTAACCTTGAAGAAGTACATATTGGGGGAGCTGACCTTAAATATGCCAAGCTTGTAAGGGCTAATTTCAAATCGGCAGATCTTAATGGAGCAGATCTCAAAGAAGCCACTTGTAAAGAAGCAGACTTTACAAACGCCGATCTACAAAACGCAGACTTTACCGGAGCTTTCTTTTTAACATTCGATCAACTTTCCAAAGCAAGATCACTTTATAACACAAAGTTAGACGAAGACCTTGCCAATATACTTAAAGAAAAACACCCTGATCTTTTCGAAAATCCAATTACTGAAGAAGTGATAAGACAACGTATGGAAATATTAACCTCTTTAGGTGCAGTACCTTTTACTAAAGAATAA
- a CDS encoding carotenoid biosynthesis protein: MSPLNLYFLGFEILVLVLFLVCLKNAWQRGSSVVWQLFAGVIFGLLLEWATIQQLDAYEYGSFLVMLGPVPVVVGVAWGTIIYSVRGFSDRTSLPEWARPVLDGLMGLNIDLSMDAVAIRLGMWDWGKGPDYQYFGVPYNNFWAWFWVVFFFSASLRLMSKLPGFWGRWFSPAGAIICGTAGVLITNELITNIPNDLIHYATIVAVLGSALLLILALRPEVQARSRAAFVFLVPLGFHAYFLIAGLVSGAILNPPFLLVVSIVMSIIALWLHRGALNYWYRSNKETKTEKASN, encoded by the coding sequence ATGTCCCCGCTAAATCTATACTTTCTCGGCTTTGAGATTCTGGTTTTAGTGCTCTTTCTGGTCTGTCTGAAAAATGCGTGGCAGCGAGGCTCTTCGGTGGTCTGGCAGCTTTTTGCGGGGGTGATCTTCGGCTTGCTGCTGGAATGGGCTACGATTCAGCAGCTCGACGCTTACGAGTATGGGAGCTTTCTGGTAATGCTTGGGCCTGTCCCTGTGGTGGTTGGGGTGGCGTGGGGGACTATTATCTATAGCGTTCGCGGCTTTTCCGATCGAACCAGCCTTCCGGAATGGGCACGGCCTGTTCTCGATGGGTTGATGGGGTTGAACATAGACCTTTCCATGGATGCAGTAGCCATTCGGCTGGGGATGTGGGATTGGGGAAAGGGGCCTGATTATCAGTACTTCGGTGTTCCTTACAACAACTTCTGGGCATGGTTCTGGGTTGTGTTCTTTTTTTCGGCAAGCCTTCGATTGATGTCAAAGCTCCCTGGCTTCTGGGGGCGCTGGTTCTCCCCTGCAGGGGCAATAATCTGCGGCACAGCAGGCGTGCTTATCACTAACGAGCTCATTACCAACATTCCCAATGACCTGATACACTATGCTACTATCGTTGCAGTATTGGGAAGCGCTCTTCTTTTGATACTGGCATTACGCCCGGAAGTCCAGGCCCGGTCCCGGGCAGCATTTGTTTTTCTTGTGCCTCTCGGATTTCATGCCTATTTCCTGATAGCAGGATTAGTCTCAGGAGCCATCCTGAACCCGCCTTTTTTGCTGGTGGTAAGTATAGTTATGAGCATAATAGCACTTTGGCTTCATCGAGGTGCTCTGAATTACTGGTACAGGTCTAATAAAGAAACCAAAACAGAGAAAGCAAGTAATTAG
- a CDS encoding IS630-like element ISMma17 family transposase (programmed frameshift) encodes MSLEMFTTSDVATAICSSCDKNEKLKLQALLLVKNGLSPAKVAEDFSVHRSTVHRWMKRAEEEGLSSLKCRPGRGVKSFLTEEQLSVLKKALSEPIPTDDGFSRGWQTKDAIQFVREKFGISYSKSRMRQIIKNLGFSRITCRPQSKRRNQALTNEFIAEIKKKRLLNPDYLFVTQDESSFYLDSNRSKCWAIKGSKPIKFISGSKTKINIGGFYTENRDFYWYDLGIKKNTDSFLKSLIKLKKDIGRKIFLLLDRATWHKSKKAREFFQNNKYWLQILLFPPATPDRNPTEYCWKTTREELTSIKSFKNIKVLKEELDEFWEKHVFTHKMSHYLKW; translated from the exons ATGAGTTTGGAAATGTTTACTACTTCTGATGTTGCCACGGCTATCTGTAGTTCCTGTGACAAGAATGAGAAGTTAAAACTTCAAGCGTTGCTGTTAGTTAAAAATGGTTTGAGTCCAGCTAAAGTTGCAGAAGATTTCTCAGTTCATCGTTCAACAGTTCATCGTTGGATGAAAAGAGCTGAAGAAGAAGGTTTGTCCAGCCTTAAATGTAGACCTGGTCGAGGAGTAAAGTCTTTTTTAACTGAAGAGCAACTTTCTGTGTTAAAGAAAGCATTATCAGAGCCAATACCAACAGATGATGGCTTTTCTCGTGGTTGGCAAACTAAGGATGCAATTCAATTTGTCAGAGAGAAATTTGGAATATCTTATTCCAAATCAAGAATGAGACAAATTATTAAAAATTTAGGATTTAGTAGAATTACATGTAGACCTCAATCAAAAAGACGAAATCAGGCATTAACAAACGAATTTATTGCTGAAATCAA AAAAAAAAGACTCTTAAATCCTGACTATTTATTTGTCACTCAGGATGAGAGTAGTTTTTATTTAGACTCAAACAGATCAAAATGTTGGGCAATAAAAGGCTCTAAGCCTATTAAATTTATAAGTGGTTCAAAAACAAAAATCAATATTGGAGGATTCTACACTGAAAACAGAGACTTTTATTGGTATGATTTAGGGATTAAAAAGAATACAGACTCTTTCTTAAAATCATTAATAAAGCTTAAAAAAGACATAGGAAGAAAAATATTTCTTCTACTGGACAGAGCAACATGGCATAAATCGAAAAAAGCAAGAGAATTCTTTCAAAATAACAAATATTGGTTGCAAATATTACTTTTCCCTCCAGCTACTCCAGATAGGAACCCAACAGAATATTGTTGGAAAACGACAAGAGAAGAGTTAACGTCAATAAAATCATTCAAGAATATTAAAGTATTAAAGGAAGAACTAGATGAGTTTTGGGAGAAGCATGTATTCACGCACAAGATGTCGCATTATTTAAAATGGTGA